Genomic segment of Funiculus sociatus GB2-C1:
CAGGAATGCTGCACCTTTTGGCGCACACAGCCATTTATGACAGTTGCCCGTGTAATAAGTCGCCCCAATTTCTTCCAGGTTCAGAGGCACCATCCCCGGTGCATGAGCGCCGTCTATTAGTGTATCAACTCCGCAAACTGCAAGCTGGCGCACTAGCTGCTGGATGGGAAAAATTAGCCCGGTTTGGCTGGTTATATGATCTAAGAGTGCTAGCTTGGTTTGCGGTCGAACTTTGTCCATCACCGCTTGGATTACTTGTTCTGGCGATGTGATCGGGAAAGGTACTGTCGCGACTACGACTCGCGCCCCAGTACGACTAGCAATAAAATTGAGGGCGTTGCGGCAGGCGTTGTATTCTTGGTCTGTCGTCAGTAATTCGTCGTCTGGGGATAACCGGAGCGATCGCAATACTGAATTCACCCCTGTGGTGGCATTTGGTACAAACGCTAACTCCCCAGGAGCGGCACCCACAAACGCTGCAAGTTCTTTCCTTGCTGCGTCTAGCAGTTCCTCATACTCTCGGACAAAAAATCTTACTGGTTCTCGTTCTAGTTGCGATCGCAGGCTTTGCTGTTTTTCCAACACTGGTACAGGAGTGGCACCAAACGATCCGTGATTCAGGAACGTTACTGCCTCGTCGAGCAACCATAATTCCTGAAACTCTGAAGGATGAAGTCTAACTGACATTCCTTACTTCATCCTTCATCCTTAAATTAATCAAACTCCCCAGGCAAGATTCGAACTTGCGACCAATCGATTAACAGTCGATCGCTCTACCACTGAGCTACTGAGGAACGTTAGCTTTTTCTTTTCAACAGTTACTTATCTTATCTACAACTCGTAGTATTTGGCAAGCCCTTTAGCAAAAATTTTATATTTCCTTAATATTTCCGAGTCTATAAATCAATTT
This window contains:
- a CDS encoding aminotransferase class V-fold PLP-dependent enzyme, yielding MSVRLHPSEFQELWLLDEAVTFLNHGSFGATPVPVLEKQQSLRSQLEREPVRFFVREYEELLDAARKELAAFVGAAPGELAFVPNATTGVNSVLRSLRLSPDDELLTTDQEYNACRNALNFIASRTGARVVVATVPFPITSPEQVIQAVMDKVRPQTKLALLDHITSQTGLIFPIQQLVRQLAVCGVDTLIDGAHAPGMVPLNLEEIGATYYTGNCHKWLCAPKGAAFLYVRREKQAEIRPLTISHGANSPRQERSRFHLEFDWTGSHDPTAYLCVPEAIQFMRSLLPGGWQELMQRNRTMVLAARQMLCERLLVSPPCPDEMIGSLAVVPLPDDADDVGEETRLLPPLQDALWELFGIEVPIIFFPARPKQLVRISAQIYNTPAQYEYLANAIASLLKQ